In a genomic window of Gouania willdenowi chromosome 11, fGouWil2.1, whole genome shotgun sequence:
- the tfpi2 gene encoding tissue factor pathway inhibitor 2 isoform X2, which produces MECCILVLFAFLCSFYNALALAPKGVCLLQVDEGPCRADISRYFYNTITQKCEVFYYGGCLGNANNFRSYQECQKTCFRIPKVPQICRFPKEEGPCRALFPRYFFNMSTMQCEPFYYGGCQGNANRFQDLTSCNEYCSPHKTVPVLCLDPLDKGKCSASITRYYYNKANKMCDEFVYSGCGGSSNNFVSRQSCMDVCGKDKKTTLFAKSRRQIRNKHNRITFMQA; this is translated from the exons ATGGAGTGTTGCATATTAGTGCTGTTTGCATTCCTTTGTTCTTTTTACAACGCATTGGCGCTGGCACCCAAAG GCGTGTGTCTCCTTCAAGTGGACGAAGGTCCGTGTAGAGCAGACATCAGCCGTTATTTCTACAACACAATCACTCAGAAGTGCGAAGTGTTCTACTATGGAGGCTGCCTGGGCAATGCCAACAACTTCAGGAGTTACCAGGAGTGCCAGAAAACCTGCTTCAGAATCCCAA AAGTTCCTCAGATCTGCAGGTTTCCCAAAGAGGAGGGACCTTGCCGTGCCCTCTTCCCACGATACTTCTTTAATATGTCCACCATGCAGTGTGAACCCTTTTACTATGGAGGCTGCCAGGGGAACGCCAACCGCTTCCAGGATCTCACCTCCTGCAACGAGTACTGCAGCCCACACAAAA CTGTTCCCGTCCTCTGTTTGGATCCTCTGGACAAAGGGAAGTGTTCAGCCTCGATAACTCGGTATTACTACAATAAGGCCAACAAGATGTGTGATGAGTTTGTGTATTCTGGCTGTGGAGGAAGCAGCAACAACTTTGTGTCACGGCAGAGCTGCATGGACGTTTGCGGTAAAG ACAAAAAGACCACACTGTTCGCAAAAAGTCGACGCCAGATACGAAACAAACACAATCGCATCACTTTTATGCAGGCGTAG
- the tfpi2 gene encoding tissue factor pathway inhibitor 2 isoform X1, with the protein MECCILVLFAFLCSFYNALALAPKGVCLLQVDEGPCRADISRYFYNTITQKCEVFYYGGCLGNANNFRSYQECQKTCFRIPKVPQICRFPKEEGPCRALFPRYFFNMSTMQCEPFYYGGCQGNANRFQDLTSCNEYCSPHKTVPVLCLDPLDKGKCSASITRYYYNKANKMCDEFVYSGCGGSSNNFVSRQSCMDVCGKADKKTTLFAKSRRQIRNKHNRITFMQA; encoded by the exons ATGGAGTGTTGCATATTAGTGCTGTTTGCATTCCTTTGTTCTTTTTACAACGCATTGGCGCTGGCACCCAAAG GCGTGTGTCTCCTTCAAGTGGACGAAGGTCCGTGTAGAGCAGACATCAGCCGTTATTTCTACAACACAATCACTCAGAAGTGCGAAGTGTTCTACTATGGAGGCTGCCTGGGCAATGCCAACAACTTCAGGAGTTACCAGGAGTGCCAGAAAACCTGCTTCAGAATCCCAA AAGTTCCTCAGATCTGCAGGTTTCCCAAAGAGGAGGGACCTTGCCGTGCCCTCTTCCCACGATACTTCTTTAATATGTCCACCATGCAGTGTGAACCCTTTTACTATGGAGGCTGCCAGGGGAACGCCAACCGCTTCCAGGATCTCACCTCCTGCAACGAGTACTGCAGCCCACACAAAA CTGTTCCCGTCCTCTGTTTGGATCCTCTGGACAAAGGGAAGTGTTCAGCCTCGATAACTCGGTATTACTACAATAAGGCCAACAAGATGTGTGATGAGTTTGTGTATTCTGGCTGTGGAGGAAGCAGCAACAACTTTGTGTCACGGCAGAGCTGCATGGACGTTTGCGGTAAAG caGACAAAAAGACCACACTGTTCGCAAAAAGTCGACGCCAGATACGAAACAAACACAATCGCATCACTTTTATGCAGGCGTAG
- the gngt1 gene encoding guanine nucleotide-binding protein G(T) subunit gamma-T1 — MPVINVDDLTDKDKALMEVTQLKREVQLQRWMTSKCCEEIKDYIQAGVDEDTLVKGISEDKNPFKEKGGCVIC; from the exons ATGCCGGTCATAAATGTAGACGACCTAACGGACAAGGACAAGGCTTTGATGGAAGTAACCCAACTTAAACGTGAAGTGCAACTCCAGAGGTGGATG ACATCTAAGTGCTGCGAGGAAATCAAGGATTATATTCAGGCTGGAGTCGATGAGGACACCCTCGTCAAAGGGATTTCAGAAGACAAGAACCCGTTCAAGGAGAAAGGTGGCTGTGTCATCTGCTAA